From Demequina lutea, a single genomic window includes:
- a CDS encoding HNH endonuclease — translation MAIDAAEISRVSALVSVLARRDVSDLPDAAFLEALEEMGRLERLVGTWGARFAGDLARRSAPELPGGGLARRQGFGSAGAMVARVTGGTTAGAMRAIEAGLAFMPAVVAHGAPPDDSSQSDGSTQSPTAASPPAPRYPAVAEAASAGGLSVDAAGLITRGLETLTERVPSERLQELERRLVGKAVHLAVHEVRSLVAHAVAHADIAGHEQRERRQHEERFLAWKEDHTGMVTFTGKLDAVTAAPIRTVIEQIVTHQFRARRDQDPTERDQRTVGQMRADALFEVCRHVLGCKETDRSGIRTTIIVRMSLRDRDTGTGLGSIDGTNQPVSVGQLRRLAGDAGIIAEVLGGEGEVLDLGRRVRLFTPAQRLALLERDGGCAKCHAPPEHCEAHHIHWWERGGRTDLSNGVMLCTRCHHDIHRHGWEILVHANRVDFIPPPEIDPTRHAKPGGLAAITIRDIGNLTGGGDLSDMSNPSNPGVTEELCPPPDNPARNNAASNHPARDGYPPPNGHLDNSVENEAVSNAALAA, via the coding sequence ATGGCCATCGATGCGGCGGAAATTTCCAGGGTGAGTGCCCTGGTGAGTGTGCTCGCGCGCCGTGACGTGTCGGACCTTCCGGATGCTGCTTTCTTGGAGGCGCTCGAGGAGATGGGCCGGCTGGAACGGTTGGTTGGGACGTGGGGGGCACGGTTTGCGGGCGATCTTGCGCGTAGGTCCGCCCCGGAGCTGCCCGGTGGTGGTTTGGCGCGCAGGCAGGGTTTTGGTTCCGCGGGGGCGATGGTTGCCCGGGTGACGGGTGGGACGACTGCTGGTGCAATGCGGGCCATCGAGGCGGGCTTGGCGTTCATGCCCGCAGTGGTGGCGCATGGTGCCCCGCCCGACGACTCCAGCCAATCCGACGGTTCCACCCAGTCCCCAACCGCCGCATCCCCGCCTGCGCCGCGCTACCCGGCCGTAGCAGAGGCTGCTTCGGCGGGTGGCCTTTCGGTTGATGCGGCAGGGCTCATCACGCGCGGTTTAGAGACGCTCACGGAACGGGTGCCGAGTGAACGGTTGCAAGAGTTGGAGCGTCGCCTGGTTGGCAAGGCGGTGCATTTGGCGGTGCATGAGGTGCGGAGTCTGGTCGCCCACGCGGTGGCACACGCTGATATTGCCGGTCATGAACAACGTGAACGCCGTCAGCATGAGGAGCGGTTCCTGGCGTGGAAGGAAGACCACACCGGGATGGTCACGTTCACCGGCAAACTCGACGCCGTCACAGCAGCACCCATCCGCACCGTGATCGAACAAATCGTCACCCATCAGTTCCGTGCCAGGCGTGACCAAGACCCCACTGAACGTGATCAAAGAACTGTGGGTCAGATGCGGGCCGATGCCTTGTTTGAGGTCTGCCGGCACGTGTTGGGCTGCAAGGAAACGGACCGGTCGGGGATCCGCACCACCATCATCGTGCGGATGAGCCTGCGCGACCGCGACACGGGGACCGGTTTGGGCAGTATTGACGGCACCAACCAACCCGTCTCAGTAGGTCAGCTGCGCCGTCTCGCGGGGGATGCGGGCATCATTGCCGAAGTGTTGGGCGGCGAGGGTGAGGTACTCGACCTGGGCCGCAGAGTCAGGCTCTTCACACCGGCACAAAGACTCGCACTACTCGAACGCGACGGCGGTTGCGCCAAATGTCATGCCCCACCCGAACACTGCGAAGCCCACCACATCCACTGGTGGGAAAGAGGCGGTCGCACAGACCTCTCGAACGGGGTGATGCTCTGCACCAGATGCCACCACGACATCCACCGCCACGGCTGGGAAATCCTCGTCCACGCGAATCGCGTCGACTTCATCCCACCACCCGAGATTGATCCCACGCGACACGCCAAACCAGGAGGACTCGCCGCAATCACCATCCGCGACATCGGCAACCTCACCGGCGGCGGCGACCTGAGTGACATGAGCAACCCAAGCAACCCAGGCGTCACGGAAGAACTCTGCCCACCCCCCGACAACCCCGCCCGGAACAATGCCGCCTCGAACCACCCCGCCCGGGACGGCTACCCACCGCCCAACGGCCACTTGGACAACTCTGTCGAAAACGAGGCCGTATCAAATGCGGCGCTAGCCGCCTAG
- a CDS encoding MFS transporter, whose protein sequence is MPSTSYRALLARPGARQFALAGLLARLPISTVGISTTLMVQIQYGKWEIAGRVAAVGVAVWALQTLPTARLIDRKGQRAMIPLAALFVAGIVLLVVTAMMRGPEWLLWIGAGVSSVSGPLGSLTRARWSHILESDDQIHTAFSLEGALDEVLFVAGPAFATAMAYAVHPASGLVIAVVANVIGLTLLLRERTTEPPVRKVGGTGLGFRVPAGVIATAFIAIGLGSMFGALDISTVAFAKSQGHGGAGGIVLGVISGGSFVGGLLYGARKWHVPLWKRLLVGALLLAAGFSILSTMPTFLSYAAAGFVVGMAIAPSITAQDSVAQRLVPQDQLLEGMSWLRIGLGAGVALGGWLSGRLIDESGFRAGLHVMAFSAVAVAVFALVGIWWIRRDTMAAVAAGRPDVPPPPGGAHGEQPPMLPVL, encoded by the coding sequence GTGCCTTCCACCAGCTACCGCGCCCTCCTCGCCCGACCTGGCGCGCGCCAGTTCGCGCTTGCTGGGCTCCTCGCACGGTTGCCTATCTCCACCGTCGGCATCTCAACCACGTTGATGGTTCAGATCCAGTATGGCAAGTGGGAGATCGCGGGGCGCGTGGCCGCGGTCGGCGTCGCCGTGTGGGCGCTGCAGACCCTGCCGACCGCAAGGCTCATCGACCGCAAGGGCCAGCGCGCCATGATCCCCTTGGCCGCGCTGTTCGTCGCGGGAATCGTGCTCCTTGTCGTCACCGCCATGATGCGCGGACCCGAGTGGCTCTTGTGGATCGGAGCGGGGGTCTCGTCCGTCTCGGGCCCGCTCGGCTCGCTCACGCGTGCGCGCTGGTCGCACATCCTCGAGTCCGATGACCAGATTCACACCGCCTTCTCGCTCGAGGGAGCCCTGGACGAGGTGCTCTTTGTCGCGGGACCCGCCTTTGCGACGGCCATGGCATACGCCGTGCACCCCGCCTCCGGCCTGGTGATCGCGGTGGTGGCGAACGTGATCGGCCTCACCTTGCTGCTGCGCGAGCGCACCACCGAGCCTCCCGTCCGCAAGGTGGGTGGCACCGGCCTCGGGTTCCGAGTGCCCGCCGGCGTGATCGCGACCGCGTTCATCGCGATCGGCCTCGGGTCGATGTTCGGCGCGCTCGACATCTCCACCGTCGCTTTTGCCAAGTCGCAGGGACACGGAGGCGCCGGAGGAATCGTGCTCGGCGTCATCTCGGGCGGGTCATTCGTCGGCGGGCTGCTCTACGGCGCTCGCAAGTGGCACGTGCCGCTCTGGAAGAGGCTGCTCGTGGGTGCGCTGCTGCTCGCGGCAGGATTCAGCATCCTGTCGACGATGCCTACGTTCCTGAGCTACGCCGCGGCCGGCTTCGTGGTGGGGATGGCGATCGCTCCTTCGATCACCGCGCAGGACTCGGTGGCGCAACGGCTCGTGCCGCAGGACCAACTGCTCGAGGGCATGTCGTGGCTGCGCATCGGCCTCGGCGCCGGCGTGGCACTCGGGGGCTGGCTCAGTGGGCGCCTCATCGACGAGAGCGGCTTCCGCGCAGGACTGCACGTCATGGCGTTCTCGGCCGTGGCGGTCGCGGTGTTCGCGCTTGTGGGCATCTGGTGGATTAGGCGCGACACCATGGCGGCCGTGGCCGCTGGCAGGCCCGACGTGCCTCCGCCGCCTGGTGGGGCTCACGGCGAGCAGCCGCCGATGCTCCCTGTGCTCTAG
- a CDS encoding LppM family (lipo)protein, which translates to MSLRVVRLALTAIAVLALAGCARFTAVDSFSTDNTVTQDLTVALTPDAAKQVGVDLSTLTAAALKSASAKAFPGIDPAKITINDYTEGDRKGVHIVARDLTFAEFNTAATAGSTAVANGLGTPMTVAREGDTYIVTFPADPKRDISQVPGGSSIGLISSSIDFSITLDFPGPVKSATAGQVNGKKVVLGLEDLLTPDAIVIKAQATPGIAWEPILRWLGIGGGAVVIVGGAALLIWQDKRKQRLNNLPSIAQAAQAPDEPAN; encoded by the coding sequence GTGAGCCTCCGCGTCGTGCGCCTCGCGTTGACCGCCATCGCGGTCCTTGCGCTGGCTGGCTGCGCGCGGTTCACCGCCGTGGACAGCTTCAGCACTGACAACACGGTCACTCAAGACCTGACCGTGGCGCTCACCCCCGACGCTGCCAAGCAGGTAGGGGTAGACCTCAGTACCCTCACGGCGGCCGCCCTCAAGAGCGCGAGTGCGAAGGCGTTCCCCGGCATCGATCCCGCCAAGATCACGATCAATGACTACACCGAGGGCGACCGCAAGGGCGTACACATCGTGGCGCGCGACCTGACCTTCGCCGAATTCAATACCGCGGCGACCGCAGGCTCGACCGCCGTCGCGAACGGCCTCGGAACGCCGATGACCGTGGCACGCGAGGGCGACACCTACATCGTGACCTTCCCCGCCGATCCAAAGAGGGATATCTCTCAGGTGCCTGGAGGTAGCTCGATTGGCCTGATCTCGAGTTCAATCGACTTCTCGATCACGCTGGACTTTCCCGGTCCGGTGAAGTCCGCGACCGCGGGACAGGTGAACGGCAAGAAGGTGGTTCTCGGCCTCGAGGACCTCTTGACTCCCGACGCAATCGTCATCAAGGCCCAGGCAACACCGGGCATCGCGTGGGAACCCATCCTGCGGTGGCTTGGCATCGGCGGCGGTGCGGTCGTCATCGTCGGCGGCGCAGCGCTACTGATATGGCAAGACAAGCGAAAGCAGCGGCTCAACAACCTGCCCTCGATCGCGCAGGCGGCGCAGGCGCCCGACGAGCCCGCCAACTAG
- a CDS encoding LppM family (lipo)protein has protein sequence MKRLARAVVLALVTVVALTGCIRYNVDMTLAQDNTASGTIVIAVQKGVGQQMGVGSDQEALVQLFGESPFGPNFTPKDYADGDWVGKSYAFSAVPITDLADLASLFTVTRDGDVFSVDGPGAPVTADEKKQLPPGAESNLSITFPGEVIESNGTVKGTTVSWNLFAMTGPVHATAKATVPGSGSWLPTWVLIAGGAALVALIGAAVTVLLVRRRRNPVTPVGPEPIDWEIPAAALPTKAPTESAVDQPAPAPSAVEQPAPAPSAVDQPAPAPSAAAPKKSSRPARKPRVAPEPDPDAEGDGKE, from the coding sequence ATGAAACGCCTTGCCCGCGCTGTCGTTCTTGCCCTCGTCACCGTCGTCGCCTTGACCGGCTGTATTCGGTACAACGTCGACATGACTCTCGCGCAGGACAACACGGCATCCGGAACCATCGTGATCGCCGTGCAGAAGGGCGTCGGCCAGCAAATGGGCGTCGGGAGCGACCAAGAAGCCCTCGTACAACTCTTTGGCGAGTCACCCTTCGGGCCGAACTTCACCCCAAAGGACTACGCGGACGGCGACTGGGTGGGCAAGAGCTACGCCTTTAGCGCGGTCCCCATCACCGACCTTGCCGACCTCGCATCGTTGTTCACCGTGACCCGCGACGGAGACGTCTTCTCGGTCGATGGACCCGGCGCGCCCGTCACCGCGGACGAGAAGAAGCAGCTTCCTCCCGGCGCGGAATCGAACCTATCGATCACCTTCCCCGGTGAGGTCATCGAGAGCAACGGAACCGTCAAGGGCACGACCGTCTCTTGGAACCTGTTTGCCATGACCGGCCCGGTCCATGCCACGGCCAAGGCCACCGTCCCTGGCTCCGGCTCCTGGCTCCCCACGTGGGTCCTGATCGCCGGCGGCGCGGCGCTCGTCGCCCTGATTGGCGCCGCCGTCACGGTGCTCCTGGTGCGTCGTCGGCGCAATCCCGTGACGCCGGTAGGTCCCGAGCCGATCGACTGGGAAATCCCCGCTGCTGCCCTGCCGACCAAGGCGCCCACAGAGTCGGCCGTTGACCAGCCCGCCCCTGCGCCGTCGGCCGTTGAGCAGCCCGCCCCTGCGCCGTCGGCCGTTGACCAGCCCGCCCCTGCGCCGTCGGCAGCGGCCCCCAAGAAGAGTTCGCGCCCAGCGCGGAAGCCCCGCGTGGCGCCCGAGCCGGATCCCGATGCAGAAGGCGACGGCAAGGAGTGA
- a CDS encoding LppM family (lipo)protein, translated as MNRRKLAIVAAGVVVALTGCLRFDANLTLSPDDSVTGRFIVAVKAGTGTSYGTTDRAMAENIWADYPAAKALGHAKVSDYRGDGYVGISVRFSKEPLTTFAPTATAWGITRVGDEFVVSGPSNATTTQETGSSGTGTFAGDLSQLSDAELMVAITFPGPVTSANGAVQGKTVTWNLSDGPATLEARGSAVATEDPAVRIAYVGFAVIALGAIAYALAGKLARRYS; from the coding sequence ATGAACCGGCGGAAGCTAGCCATCGTTGCCGCCGGCGTGGTGGTAGCACTCACCGGCTGCCTGCGCTTCGACGCCAACCTCACTCTCTCCCCCGACGACAGCGTGACGGGTCGGTTCATCGTCGCCGTCAAGGCCGGGACGGGCACGAGCTACGGGACAACTGACCGCGCCATGGCGGAGAACATCTGGGCCGACTATCCCGCCGCCAAGGCGCTCGGCCACGCCAAGGTCTCCGATTACCGCGGCGACGGCTATGTCGGGATCTCCGTGCGGTTCTCCAAAGAGCCGCTCACCACCTTCGCGCCGACGGCGACCGCGTGGGGGATCACGCGCGTAGGGGACGAATTCGTGGTGTCCGGCCCCTCGAACGCGACGACGACTCAAGAAACTGGCAGTAGCGGCACCGGGACGTTCGCCGGCGACCTCTCGCAACTGTCCGATGCGGAACTCATGGTCGCAATCACCTTTCCGGGGCCCGTCACGTCGGCGAACGGCGCGGTCCAAGGCAAGACCGTCACATGGAACCTCAGCGACGGACCCGCGACACTCGAGGCCCGAGGCTCCGCCGTGGCCACGGAGGACCCCGCCGTCCGCATCGCTTACGTCGGTTTTGCCGTCATCGCGCTGGGTGCAATTGCTTACGCGCTCGCGGGCAAGCTCGCTCGCCGATACTCCTAG
- the pgm gene encoding phosphoglucomutase (alpha-D-glucose-1,6-bisphosphate-dependent), with amino-acid sequence MDERAGTVALPEDLIDVDALVGAYYDLVPDPKIADQRVVFGTSGHRGSALDTAFNEAHIVATTAAIVEYRRNQGIDGPLFMGKDTHALSEPAQRTALEVLAAADVEVRIDARDGYTPTPAVSLAILVANGAVDKNGLRTTGRGLADGIVITPSHNPPRDGGFKYNPPHGGPADTDATSWIAARANELLASGWRDVRRFQYARAVAADTTQGFDFMDLYLQHLPSVIDLDAIRKADVRIGADPLGGAAVDYWGAIGEEFKLNLTVVNPKVDPAWSFMTLDWDGKIRMDCSSPYAMASLRHLMEGPNAPYDIATGNDADSDRHGIVTPDGGLMNPNHYLAAAIAYLYGGARPQWAPDAKIGKTLVSSSLIDRVGKKLGRTVVEVPVGFKWFVPGLLSGEVAFGGEESAGASFLRRDGRVWTTDKDGLIMCLLASEITATTGASPSALHRSLTNELGESWYARVDAAATKDQKAALGKLSADRVPATKLAGQTIREKLTAAPGNGAAIGGLKVTTDDAWFAARPSGTEDVYKIYAESFISESHLGEVQAAARDVVSEALEG; translated from the coding sequence ATGGACGAGCGCGCCGGAACTGTAGCCCTGCCCGAGGACCTCATCGATGTCGACGCCCTGGTCGGCGCCTACTACGACCTGGTCCCGGATCCCAAGATCGCGGATCAACGCGTGGTGTTCGGCACCTCCGGGCATCGAGGCTCTGCCCTCGACACGGCGTTCAACGAGGCGCACATCGTCGCGACCACGGCCGCGATCGTCGAATACAGACGCAACCAGGGAATCGACGGCCCTCTCTTCATGGGCAAGGACACTCACGCGTTGTCCGAACCCGCGCAGCGCACCGCGCTTGAGGTTCTCGCCGCGGCCGATGTTGAGGTGCGCATCGACGCGCGCGACGGCTATACGCCCACGCCCGCGGTGTCGCTGGCGATCCTTGTGGCGAACGGCGCCGTCGACAAGAACGGCCTGCGCACCACAGGCCGCGGCCTGGCAGACGGCATCGTCATCACGCCGTCTCACAACCCTCCCCGCGATGGCGGCTTCAAGTACAACCCGCCCCACGGCGGGCCGGCGGACACCGACGCGACCAGCTGGATCGCCGCACGCGCCAACGAGTTGCTCGCGAGCGGCTGGAGGGACGTGCGCCGCTTCCAGTACGCGAGGGCGGTTGCCGCCGACACCACGCAGGGCTTCGACTTCATGGACCTGTACCTCCAGCACCTGCCCTCGGTCATCGACCTGGACGCGATCCGCAAGGCAGACGTGCGCATCGGCGCCGATCCGCTGGGCGGCGCGGCCGTGGACTACTGGGGTGCCATTGGCGAGGAGTTCAAGCTCAACCTCACCGTGGTCAACCCCAAGGTGGACCCCGCATGGTCCTTCATGACTCTCGACTGGGATGGCAAGATCCGCATGGACTGCTCGTCGCCGTACGCGATGGCCAGCCTGCGCCACCTCATGGAGGGCCCCAACGCGCCGTACGACATCGCCACGGGAAACGATGCGGACAGCGACCGCCACGGCATCGTCACTCCCGACGGCGGGTTGATGAACCCCAACCACTACCTCGCGGCCGCGATCGCGTACCTGTACGGCGGCGCGCGTCCCCAGTGGGCGCCCGATGCCAAGATCGGCAAGACCCTCGTGTCGAGCTCGCTCATTGACCGCGTCGGCAAGAAGCTGGGCCGCACCGTTGTCGAGGTGCCCGTTGGCTTCAAGTGGTTTGTCCCCGGCCTGCTGAGCGGGGAGGTCGCATTCGGCGGCGAGGAGTCGGCGGGTGCGTCGTTCTTGCGCCGCGACGGCCGCGTCTGGACCACGGACAAGGACGGGCTGATCATGTGCCTGCTTGCGTCCGAGATCACCGCGACCACGGGGGCCTCACCTTCGGCCCTGCACCGCTCTCTCACGAACGAGCTGGGCGAGAGCTGGTACGCCCGCGTCGACGCTGCGGCCACCAAGGATCAGAAGGCCGCGCTGGGCAAGCTCAGCGCCGACCGCGTGCCCGCCACCAAACTCGCCGGCCAAACCATCCGCGAGAAGCTCACGGCCGCACCCGGAAACGGCGCGGCAATCGGCGGCCTCAAGGTCACCACGGACGATGCCTGGTTCGCCGCCCGCCCATCGGGCACTGAGGACGTCTACAAGATCTACGCCGAGTCCTTCATCTCCGAGTCCCACCTCGGCGAGGTCCAGGCCGCGGCCCGCGACGTCGTGTCGGAGGCGCTCGAGGGCTAG
- a CDS encoding glycosyltransferase — protein MSAAPKTTGSARRSAVRAPKSVAKAAAAAAASPSAAVLIVAHNQARRIAATVRASRAIPGVDLVLVVDDGSLDNTQDLARKAGAVVVRQSHRRGRATSIETGAAVIAMRDEEGATPRAVLLLEAGLGASASGAAPIVAAVVEQVADLAIALVGGPSRSTGASAGAARKAIASLSGWSPMQPLSKVRCLTREALEAAFPLARGAGLETAVTLDVIEAGLMVTEVPCDLKQRPSRRAGKALTRASQYRDVMMAISARRIRLSLRSTQHVVEDAFHVASRSGTVKVRRGKKGEE, from the coding sequence GTGAGCGCGGCCCCAAAGACGACGGGCTCGGCGCGACGTTCCGCCGTGCGGGCACCAAAGTCGGTCGCGAAAGCGGCTGCCGCGGCGGCCGCCTCGCCCTCCGCGGCGGTACTGATCGTTGCCCACAACCAGGCTCGGCGCATTGCAGCGACCGTGAGGGCTTCGCGCGCGATTCCTGGGGTAGATCTCGTTCTCGTCGTCGACGACGGATCACTCGACAACACGCAGGACCTTGCCCGCAAGGCAGGGGCGGTTGTGGTGCGGCAGTCGCATCGGCGTGGCCGGGCTACGTCGATCGAAACCGGTGCCGCAGTCATCGCCATGAGAGACGAAGAGGGCGCAACGCCTCGCGCCGTCTTGCTCCTCGAGGCAGGCCTCGGCGCAAGCGCCTCGGGTGCGGCGCCGATCGTTGCCGCAGTGGTCGAGCAGGTCGCGGACCTAGCCATCGCCCTGGTGGGAGGCCCTTCCCGATCAACGGGGGCGAGCGCAGGTGCGGCACGCAAGGCGATCGCGTCCTTGTCGGGCTGGAGCCCCATGCAACCCCTGAGCAAGGTCAGATGCCTCACACGGGAGGCTCTCGAGGCGGCATTTCCGTTGGCGCGGGGAGCCGGACTTGAGACTGCGGTCACTCTCGATGTCATCGAGGCAGGTCTGATGGTGACCGAGGTACCTTGCGACCTGAAGCAGCGACCGTCACGGCGCGCGGGCAAGGCGCTGACGCGTGCAAGCCAGTACCGTGACGTCATGATGGCCATCAGCGCCCGCCGCATTCGCCTGTCACTCCGCAGCACTCAACATGTGGTGGAGGACGCGTTCCACGTCGCCAGCAGGTCCGGAACGGTGAAGGTCCGCAGGGGCAAGAAGGGCGAGGAATGA
- the pheA gene encoding prephenate dehydratase codes for MSLPVYAFLGPEGTFTDAALRAMTAGVEIETLPTVDVPAALSAVRSGEADFAVVAIENTVEGGVTATLDTLAEGAPLVILEEYVIPVAFELVARDARTMASIGRVAAHAHGLAQCRRWISTNLPDVIQVAATSNSAAAVALADGTADFDAALAPPGTAKRLGLHLVTDGVADNSKAATRFVRVGRPGALPPVTGADKTTLVVHLPHDRAGALLEMLEQFAVRGVNLSRIESRPIGDKPGEYAFSIDALAHVGEARMAEVLVGLKRTCPVVTFLGSYPAAHGVPTPVARGTSDVDYDAAHAWVERIRSASGS; via the coding sequence ATGAGTCTTCCCGTGTACGCCTTCCTCGGTCCGGAGGGCACCTTCACCGACGCGGCCCTGCGCGCAATGACGGCCGGTGTCGAGATCGAGACCCTCCCCACCGTTGACGTGCCAGCCGCGCTGTCTGCGGTGCGCTCGGGAGAGGCCGACTTTGCCGTCGTTGCCATCGAGAACACTGTCGAGGGAGGCGTCACCGCCACGCTCGACACGTTGGCCGAGGGCGCCCCGCTGGTCATCCTCGAGGAGTACGTGATTCCCGTCGCGTTTGAGCTTGTTGCCCGCGACGCGAGGACGATGGCGTCGATCGGCAGGGTCGCGGCACACGCACATGGACTTGCCCAGTGCCGCAGGTGGATCTCCACGAACCTTCCCGACGTCATCCAAGTGGCGGCCACGTCGAACAGCGCCGCCGCGGTGGCACTCGCCGACGGAACGGCCGACTTTGACGCGGCGCTCGCCCCTCCCGGAACGGCAAAGCGCCTCGGGCTCCACCTGGTGACCGATGGGGTAGCTGACAATTCCAAGGCGGCCACCCGCTTCGTGCGCGTGGGTCGCCCTGGCGCCTTGCCGCCCGTGACGGGCGCGGACAAGACGACGCTCGTGGTGCACCTGCCCCATGACCGTGCGGGGGCGTTGCTCGAGATGCTTGAGCAGTTCGCCGTGCGCGGCGTGAACCTGTCGCGCATCGAGTCCCGGCCCATCGGCGACAAGCCCGGCGAATACGCATTCTCGATCGACGCGCTCGCGCACGTCGGTGAGGCGCGCATGGCGGAGGTCCTTGTCGGCCTCAAGCGCACGTGTCCCGTGGTCACGTTCCTTGGTTCATACCCTGCGGCACACGGAGTGCCTACGCCCGTCGCCAGGGGAACCTCCGACGTTGACTACGACGCGGCGCACGCGTGGGTCGAGCGCATTCGGTCGGCCAGCGGGTCCTGA
- a CDS encoding diacylglycerol/lipid kinase family protein codes for MDHVVLTDVIAAAALIVAALGLSLAVTITRRVGSRDPIAVPRLWRRLLRIDVPPMSVDGDFGLIEKGTDRIAFIANPTKAGISELREQAIRACSTRYLTQPMWLSTTVDDAGSGAAQHAIDSGADVVVAIGGDGTVRAVAEALAGTGVPLGIIPVGTGNIFARNMDLPLGDIPALLRIALDGRDAPTDVGRLVLNRGPKGPDEEHMFLVMAGVGFDAEMVAGADERLKRRLGWLAYFFAAIKHLGSRRIHAVVSVDDSPEVAGQMRTVLFANVGRLPGGLILAPDATADDGLLDAVTLDARAGIVGWTGLFGNVIAQGAGLRQPAVLKAYAASRIDHARGAAMTVTLDHLYKVQADGENLGLARKITATVDTGTLIVRRPRV; via the coding sequence ATGGATCATGTCGTACTTACGGACGTGATCGCGGCCGCCGCCCTCATCGTCGCTGCGCTCGGCCTGTCGCTCGCGGTCACCATCACACGCCGCGTCGGCTCCCGCGATCCGATTGCGGTGCCCCGGCTGTGGCGGCGCCTGCTGAGGATCGACGTGCCTCCCATGTCGGTCGATGGTGACTTCGGCCTGATCGAGAAGGGCACCGACAGGATCGCCTTCATCGCGAACCCCACCAAGGCGGGAATCTCCGAACTCCGCGAGCAGGCGATCCGCGCCTGCTCGACCCGCTACCTCACCCAGCCCATGTGGCTGTCCACCACCGTCGACGATGCGGGGTCCGGAGCCGCGCAACACGCCATCGACTCGGGCGCCGACGTCGTCGTTGCAATCGGCGGCGACGGCACCGTGCGCGCGGTAGCAGAGGCGCTCGCGGGCACCGGCGTGCCGCTCGGCATCATCCCCGTAGGCACTGGGAACATCTTCGCGCGCAATATGGACCTGCCTTTGGGTGACATTCCCGCGCTGCTCAGGATCGCGCTCGACGGGAGGGACGCGCCAACGGATGTGGGACGACTCGTCCTGAACCGGGGGCCAAAGGGTCCCGACGAGGAACACATGTTCCTCGTCATGGCGGGTGTCGGCTTCGACGCCGAGATGGTCGCCGGAGCCGATGAGCGCCTCAAGCGTCGGCTCGGCTGGCTCGCCTATTTCTTCGCCGCGATCAAGCACCTGGGCTCGCGGCGCATCCATGCCGTGGTATCTGTCGACGACTCGCCCGAGGTCGCCGGGCAGATGCGCACCGTGCTCTTTGCCAACGTCGGCCGGCTTCCCGGCGGGCTCATTCTCGCCCCGGACGCCACCGCGGATGACGGCCTGCTCGATGCGGTGACCCTCGATGCCCGCGCCGGAATCGTGGGCTGGACGGGCCTGTTCGGCAACGTGATTGCCCAAGGCGCCGGCTTGAGGCAACCCGCCGTGCTCAAGGCCTACGCCGCCTCGCGGATCGATCACGCTCGCGGCGCCGCCATGACCGTGACGCTGGATCACTTATACAAGGTCCAAGCGGACGGGGAAAACCTGGGGCTCGCGCGCAAGATCACGGCCACCGTCGACACGGGGACCCTCATCGTGAGGCGACCGCGGGTCTAG